The following coding sequences lie in one Chanos chanos chromosome 4, fChaCha1.1, whole genome shotgun sequence genomic window:
- the rbm43 gene encoding RNA-binding protein 43, whose protein sequence is MSNRSLVTARMNRMDNNRTVVVLGVPDVLLCERMADKLTIHFQLAKSKGGDVDKVHYPTSFRGVAFVTFGSPEDADRVVKYTQVMTDKEFPQDYTLTVFKYTSEVLFYVYAEVDLSIFSEFRRLIASLQTDHRSVHICPLEKGAMVSVEGPFTAVRALRQDLIERTQSVRGQGAQITSSREKHTKFVMTPKDSPVRSEEASVWVDTHIFTYIQTFHKDEYDRCLQRYDVCAIPLQKGDLTEVQIYSITKWSAVACARVELEQLVNSWQNLLETRQIDCAYLDQREKRRLLKTCEDALMVYGDVCYSPTDSHIEIIGPPSSALCFCELVMGRIEKMNHKYGVSSEGDWKLK, encoded by the exons ATGTCAAATCGTTCCTTGGTCACCGCAAGGATGAACAGGATGGACAACAATAGGACGGTTGTGGTCTTAGGGGTGCCAGATGTCCTTCTCTGCGAACGAATGGCCGATAAATTGACAATTCATTTCCAGCTTGCGAAGAGTAAGGGAGGAGATGTTGACAAAGTTCACTACCCCACCAGCTTCAGAGGGGTTGCTTTTGTCACCTTTGGGAGCCCTGAAG ACGCTGATAGGGTCGTCAAGTATACACAGGTGATGACAGACAAGGAGTTTCCTCAagactacacactcactgtattcAAATACACTTCAGAA GTGTTGTTCTATGTTTACGCTGAGGTGGATCTAtccattttcagtgaatttCGGAGATTGATAGCGTCCCTGCAGACTGACCATCGCTCTGTCCATATCTGCCCTCTGGAGAAGGGGGCCATGGTGTCAGTTGAGGGTCCATTTACTGCTGTCAGGGCCCTGAGACAAGACCTGATCGAGCGAACTCAAAGTGTGAGAGGCCAGGGTGCACAGATAACTTCAAGccgagaaaaacacacaaaatttgTAATGACACCTAAAGATAGCCCCGTAAGAAGTGAAGAAGCGTCCGTATGGGTggatacacacatatttacttaCATACAGACGTTTCACAAGGATGAGTACGATCGGTGTCTGCAGAGGTATGACGTTTGTGCTATACCACTACAGAAGGGTGATTTGACAGAGGTGCAGATCTATAGCATAACCAAATGGTCTGCTGTGGCATGTGCTCGAGTTGAACTGGAGCAGTTGGTGAACAGTTGGCAGAATCTCCTAGAGACCAGACAGATCGACTGTGCTTACTTGGATCAGCGCGAGAAGAGGAGATTGTTAAAAACCTGTGAAGATGCTCTCATGGTTTATGGGGACGTTTGTTACTCTCCCACCGACTCTCATATTGAGATCATTGGACCGCCttcctctgctctttgcttttgtgAACTGGTAATGGGTAGAATTGAGAAGATGAATCATAAGTATGGTGTGAGCAGTGAAGGAGACTGGAAGTTAAAGTAA
- the r3hdm1 gene encoding R3H domain-containing protein 1, with translation MRMCEPASGTKEPIDAMKVLEPQDGSATPTDPSPKSESPQHDKKTRDDDLCEHTSEPQDKIPIPLSQSLETEAQLIKDEDDSGKNSDKTEKHDKTPRKMLSRDPSQEYTDSTGIDLHEFLVNTLKNNPRDRMMLLKLEQDILDFIGNNESQKRKFPPMTSYHRMLLHRVAAYFGMDHNVDPTGKSVIINKTSNTRIPDQKFSEHIRDEKSDDFQKRYILKRDNSSLDRDDASMRMRLKEDRRSKSIEEREEEYQRARDRIFAQDGQENFHLEKRIQEDENCATQQRRQIFRLRDVRSGSSRQSSSENEPKYSEPRPWSSTDSDSSHRNLRPAVTKASSFSTISILTRTDSTHSSTKSTGPLSKTGQPFVNPDGTAMIYNPTVTSQQGRGQQPQPPPPPPQHQSANHILTQQDSLSNQFSQLSLMQQASGEGHDPHGPAYPPTMVLQPPQHAGYMLSPPAPPLPTPPYPTAGPPANQPIIQQQGYIQQPVQQPCYCGPSQYPSFNQQYRPLGPVHYSTPPTQPVPAQPPQQPGYQTVLSNQPPSHHNVVSMPQPPAQTLSQQGSMANQMPSMLLQYSPVPAYQVAVPQGSLNVPQPQILVPAQSGQTPAQAPGMHVYYSVLPPGQHTAVSTTMGFLPTPGPEQMPFPPDSSTCGSKPVPPQQCTGVRPPPPAPCGGVVMMQLTVPPTHQPNPHSPPQWKHNKYYSMDHQRSHKVTELPLMDNSQSSPQLVSPAPSPSPTSHQTNQKNSHSGHAPIHIMPQFPRQFVPGQAGDGRYPLLGQPLQYNSAIRPPLLHGSHMLPNHRQQHQNSVGVRHAGRGKRQVKKALSTEQSSDTVSGRVLEVTDLPAGISRAEADSLLVELSKLGALIKWLPEQQPNRMPCMGSKQGGDSNSEPPKPLPDLASTYTILATFPSRQAAQNALLKHNSVLNAFRLRTTHRNYNSHSLERASSH, from the exons ATGAGGATGTGTGAGCCTGCGTCGGGAACAAAGGAACCAATCGACGCAATGAAAGTGCTGGAGCCACAAGACGGCAGCGCCACCCCGACTGACCCCTCACCTAAATCAGAAAGCCCCCAACATGATAAGAAAACCAGAGACGATGACCTGTGCGAACACACCAGCGAACCACAG GACAAAATTCCCATCCCGCTGAGCCAGTCTTTGGAAACAGAGGCACAGCTCATCAAAGACGAGGATGATTCCGGAAAAAACTCTgacaagacagagaaacatgacaaaacGCCAAGGAAAATGCTGtcaagag ATCCCAGCCAGGAGTACACGGACTCCACCGGCATCGATCTTCACGAGTTTTTGgttaacacactgaaaaacaatccTCG GGACAGGATGATGCTGCTGAAACTAGAGCAGGACATTCTGGATTTTATCGGTAACAATGA GAGCCAGAAAAGGAAGTTTCCTCCCATGACCTCCTACCACCGGATGCTTTTGCACCGAGTCGCTGCGTATTTTGGCATGGACCACAACGTCGATCCCACGGGCAAATCTGTCATCATCAACAAAACCAGCAATACCAGAAT ACCCGATCAGAAGTTTTCTGAGCATATCCGTGACGAAAAATCGGATGACTTCCAGAAGCGGTACATCCTGAAGCGGGATAACTCTAGTCTGGATCGGGATGATGCCTCG ATGCGAATGCGTCTGAAGGAGGACAGAAGGAGCAAGTCCATCGAGGAGCGAGAGGAGGAGTaccagagagcgagagacaggaTCTTCGCACAGGAT ggTCAGGAAAATTTTCACCTCGAAAAAAG gatTCAAGAAGATGAGAACTGCGCCACACAGCAAAGACGACAAATATTCAG GTTGCGGGATGTGCGTTCTGGAAGCAGCAGACAAAGCAGCTCAGAGAATGAGCCAAAGTACAGTGAGCCCAGGCCATGGAGCAGCACAGACTCCGACAGTTCGCACAGAAACCTCCGCCCAGCCGTCACTAAAGCCAGCAGCTTCAGCACCATCTCCAttctcacacgcacagacagcacacacagcagtacCAAGAGCACCGGACCCCTCTCCAAAACAG GTCAGCCTTTTGTTAATCCTGATGGCACGGCTATGATCTACAACCCCACTGTGACCTCACAACAGGGGCGGGGCCAACAGCCACAgccaccacctcctccccctcaacaccaatcagccaatcacattctcacacag CAAGACTCCCTGAGTAACCAGTTCAGCCAGTTGAGTTTGATGCAGCAGGCTTCTGGTGAGGGTCACGACCCTCATGGTCCCGCCTACCCCCCCACCATGGTGCTCCAGCCCCCTCAGCATGCCGGATACATGCTGTCTCCCCCAGCCCCGCCCCTACCAACACCGCCCTATCCTACAGCGGGGCCGCCTGCAAACCAGCCAATCATACAGCAGCAAGGATACATACAGCAGCCTGTGCAACAG CCGTGTTACTGTGGCCCGAGTCAGTACCCCTCCTTCAACCAGCAGTACCGCCCACTTGGACCTGTCCACTACAGCACCCCACCGACCCAGCCTGTACCTGCACAGCCCCCCCAACAACCAG gttATCAGACAGTGTTGTCTAACCAGCCACCCAGTCACCATAACGTGGTCAGTATGCCTCAGCCACCTGCACAGACACTCAGCCAACAGGGCAGCATGGCCAATCAGATGCCCAGCATGCTGCTCCAGTATTCCCCTGTCCCAGCCTATCAG gtggcaGTCCCACAGGGCTCTCTAAATGTCCCCCAGCCCCAGATCCTGGTACCAGCCCAGTCAGGGCAGACTCCAGCCCAGGCTCCAGGCATGCACGTCTACTACAGCGTCCTTCCACCGGGACAGCACACCGCTGTGAG caccaCAATGGGGTTTCTGCCGACTCCAGGGCCAGAGCAGATGCCTTTCCCTCCAGACTCTTCCACCTGTGGCTCAAAGCCAGTCCCTCCGCAGCAATGCACAG GTGTGCGTCCACCACCTCCTGCTCCTTGTGGAGGAGTGGTAATGATGCAGTTGACAGTGCCTCCCACCCATCAGCCCAACCCACACTCTCCCCCCCAGTGGAAACACAACAAATACTATAGCATGGACCATCAGCGCAGCCACAAAGTTACAGAGCTCCCCCTGATGGACAACTCACAG AGCAGTCCTCAACTGGTCAGCCCCGCTCCTTCACCCTCCCCTACCTCACACCAGACCAATCAGAAAAACAGCCATTCAGGCCACGCCCCCATCCACATCATGCCTCAGTTCCCTCGGCAGTTTGTCCCTGGCCAAG CAGGTGATGGCCGGTATCCTCTATTGGGGCAGCCACTTCAGTACAACTCTGCTATCAGACCGCCTCTCCTGCATGGCTCTCATATGCTCCCCAACCACCGTCAGCAGCACCAg AACTCTGTTGGAGTGCGGCACGCTGGCCGAGGGAAAAGACAGGTTAAGAAGGCACTGTCCACAGAGCAGAGCTCTGACACAG TGAGTGGACGTGTCTTGGAGGTGACTGACCTGCCAGCGGGGATCAGTCGTGCTGAAGCAGACTCTTTACTGGTTGAACTGAGTAAACTGGGAGCGCTCATTAAATGGCTGCCAGAGCAGCAGCCCAATCGCATGCCGTGCATGGGGAGCAAACAAGGTGGAGACTCGAACTCTGAGCCCCCTAAACCCCTCCCAGACCTGGCCTCCACCTACACCATCTTAGCCACGTTTCCTTCCAGACAGGCGGCACAGAACGCACTGCTCAAACACAACAGCGTCCTTAACGCCTTCAGACTCAGAACTACACACAGAAACTACAACTCCCACAGTCTGGAGAGAGCTAGCTCACACTGA